In the Sus scrofa isolate TJ Tabasco breed Duroc chromosome 7, Sscrofa11.1, whole genome shotgun sequence genome, one interval contains:
- the REC8 gene encoding meiotic recombination protein REC8 homolog isoform X2 — translation MFYYPSVLQRHTGCFATIWLAATRGTRLVKREYLKVNVEKTCEEILNYVLVRVQPPLPGLPRPRFSLYLSAQLQIGIIRVYFQQCQYLVDDIQHILERLHRAQLQIRIDMVETDLPSLLLPNHLAIMETLEDAPDPFFGMMSEEPRLPSPFDIPQLRHLLEAVTPEKVLEEILPEVPTELREPERIPVTVRSPEAITLLEVEPIRMLQVEGERELPEVSRRDLDLLIAEEDEAILLEERRLERPPPMEELKEEPRAPEVEIAAPLPSPIALAEVERAAELLLAPEELKPAVWEPGALPEVTPPQELRLPPPRSPERRRPPASPPPEIPPARRRRRRRLLFWDKETQISREKFQEQLQPRAHCWECPMVQPPERMILSPAELFQTPTHPGRLPRELLDFWTHCAQPPPRALRERLPPELEEERRKAETPSDIEVLREAQEPSGPLLVSSEISLEMAEEEKSRISLAPPEERWAWAEAEQPEVPALPVVPELPEVPVEIPMELPPEPELLSLEAVHRAVALELQANREPDFSSLVPPLSPRRMAARVFYLLLVLAAQQILCVKQEKPYGRLLIQPGPRFHVH, via the exons ATGTTCTACTACCCCAGCGTGCTTCAGCGCCACACTGGCTGCTTCGCCACCATCTG GCTTGCGGCGACGCGCGGCACCCGGTTGGTGAAGCGTGAATACCTGAAGGTGAATGTGGAGAAGACCTG CGAGGAAATCCTCAATTATGTGCTGGTACGGGTGCAGCCCCCGCTGCCTGGTCTGCCGCGGCCCCGCTTCTCCCTATACCTCTCAGCTCAGCTCCAGATCGGCATCATCCGGGTCTACTTTCAACAGTGCCAGTACCTCGTAG ATGATATCCAGCATATTCTGGAGCGCCTGCACCGCGCCCAGCTGCAGATCCGCATAGACATGGTGGAGACTGACCT ACCTAGCCTGCTTCTTCCTAACCATCTGGCCATAATGGAGACTCTGGAAGATGCTCCAGATCCCTTTTTTGGGATGATGTCTGAGGAACCCAGATTGCCCAGTCCCTTCGATATCCCTCAG CTTCGACACCTCTTAGAGGCTGTGACCCCAGAGAAAGTTCTTGAGGAGATCCTTCCTGAAGTCCCTACAGAGCTTAGAGAGCCAG AGCGGATTCCGGTCACTGTGCGGTCTCCCGAGGCCATCACGCTCCTGGAAGTGGAGCCCATACGTATGCTGCAGGTCGAG GGggaacgggaactcccagaggtcaGCCGCCGAGACCTGGACCTGCTGATTGCTGAGGAAGATGAAGCCATTTTGTTAGAGGAACGTCGGCTGGAAAGGCCTCCCCCGATGGAAG AGCTCAAGGAGGAACCCCGGGCTCCAGAGGTGGAGATTGCAGCCCCGCTGCCCTCACCTATAGCTCTTGCAGA AGTGGAGAGGGCGGCGGAGCTGCTCCTGGCCCCTGAGGAGCTGAAGCCGGCAGTCTGGGAGCCTGGGGCCCTTCCTG AGGTGACCCCCCCACaggagctgcgtctgccaccacCACGTAGCCCCGAG CGGAGGaggcccccagcctccccacctcctgAGATCCCACCTGCTcgccgccgtcgccgccgccgGTTATTATTCTGGGACAAGGAGACCCAGATCTCCCGGGAGAAATTCCAAGAACAACTGCAACCCAGAGCCCACTGCTGGGAGTGT CCAATGGTGCAGCCTCCCGAGAGGATGATCCTGAGCCCTGCAGAGCTGTTCCAAACCCCGACTCACC CTGGCCGGCTGCCCCGAGAACTGCTGGATTTCTGGACCCACTGCGCCCAGCCACCCCCGAGAGCACTCAGGGAAAGACTGCCCCCGGAGcttgaggaagagaggagaaaggctGAAACTCCAAGTGACATTGAG GTCCTGAGGGAGGCCCAGGAGCCCAGCGGGCCCCTCCTGGTGTCATCAG AGATCTCCCTAGAAATGGCTGAGGAGGAGAAGTCCCGCATTAGCCTCGCCCCTCCGGAAGAGCGATG ggcctgggctgagGCAGAGCAGCCAGAGGTCCCTGCATTGCCTGTGGTGCCTGAACTTCCTGAGGTGCCCGTGGAGATTCCTATGGAGCTGCCCCCAGAGCCCGAGCTGCTCTCTCTGGAGGCCGTGCACAG GGCAGTGGCACTGGAGCTGCAGGCCAACAGGGAGCCCGACTTTAGCAGCCTGGTGCCGCCTCTCAGCCCCCGCAGGATGGCTGCCCGGGTCTTTTACCTGCTCCTGG TGCTTGCCGCGCAGCAAATTCTTTGCGTGAAACAAGAGAAGCCCTACGGGCGCCTCCTGATCCAGCCAGGACCCCGATTCCACGTCCATTAG
- the REC8 gene encoding meiotic recombination protein REC8 homolog isoform X1, whose product MFYYPSVLQRHTGCFATIWLAATRGTRLVKREYLKVNVEKTCEEILNYVLVRVQPPLPGLPRPRFSLYLSAQLQIGIIRVYFQQCQYLVDDIQHILERLHRAQLQIRIDMVETDLPSLLLPNHLAIMETLEDAPDPFFGMMSEEPRLPSPFDIPQLRHLLEAVTPEKVLEEILPEVPTELREPERIPVTVRSPEAITLLEVEPIRMLQVEGERELPEVSRRDLDLLIAEEDEAILLEERRLERPPPMEELKEEPRAPEVEIAAPLPSPIALAEVERAAELLLAPEELKPAVWEPGALPEVTPPQELRLPPPRSPERRRPPASPPPEIPPARRRRRRRLLFWDKETQISREKFQEQLQPRAHCWECPMVQPPERMILSPAELFQTPTHPGRLPRELLDFWTHCAQPPPRALRERLPPELEEERRKAETPSDIEVLREAQEPSGPLLVSSEISLEMAEEEKSRISLAPPEERWAWAEAEQPEVPALPVVPELPEVPVEIPMELPPEPELLSLEAVHRYRGGCASRGGPGLEPQLTVLNPHRAVALELQANREPDFSSLVPPLSPRRMAARVFYLLLVLAAQQILCVKQEKPYGRLLIQPGPRFHVH is encoded by the exons ATGTTCTACTACCCCAGCGTGCTTCAGCGCCACACTGGCTGCTTCGCCACCATCTG GCTTGCGGCGACGCGCGGCACCCGGTTGGTGAAGCGTGAATACCTGAAGGTGAATGTGGAGAAGACCTG CGAGGAAATCCTCAATTATGTGCTGGTACGGGTGCAGCCCCCGCTGCCTGGTCTGCCGCGGCCCCGCTTCTCCCTATACCTCTCAGCTCAGCTCCAGATCGGCATCATCCGGGTCTACTTTCAACAGTGCCAGTACCTCGTAG ATGATATCCAGCATATTCTGGAGCGCCTGCACCGCGCCCAGCTGCAGATCCGCATAGACATGGTGGAGACTGACCT ACCTAGCCTGCTTCTTCCTAACCATCTGGCCATAATGGAGACTCTGGAAGATGCTCCAGATCCCTTTTTTGGGATGATGTCTGAGGAACCCAGATTGCCCAGTCCCTTCGATATCCCTCAG CTTCGACACCTCTTAGAGGCTGTGACCCCAGAGAAAGTTCTTGAGGAGATCCTTCCTGAAGTCCCTACAGAGCTTAGAGAGCCAG AGCGGATTCCGGTCACTGTGCGGTCTCCCGAGGCCATCACGCTCCTGGAAGTGGAGCCCATACGTATGCTGCAGGTCGAG GGggaacgggaactcccagaggtcaGCCGCCGAGACCTGGACCTGCTGATTGCTGAGGAAGATGAAGCCATTTTGTTAGAGGAACGTCGGCTGGAAAGGCCTCCCCCGATGGAAG AGCTCAAGGAGGAACCCCGGGCTCCAGAGGTGGAGATTGCAGCCCCGCTGCCCTCACCTATAGCTCTTGCAGA AGTGGAGAGGGCGGCGGAGCTGCTCCTGGCCCCTGAGGAGCTGAAGCCGGCAGTCTGGGAGCCTGGGGCCCTTCCTG AGGTGACCCCCCCACaggagctgcgtctgccaccacCACGTAGCCCCGAG CGGAGGaggcccccagcctccccacctcctgAGATCCCACCTGCTcgccgccgtcgccgccgccgGTTATTATTCTGGGACAAGGAGACCCAGATCTCCCGGGAGAAATTCCAAGAACAACTGCAACCCAGAGCCCACTGCTGGGAGTGT CCAATGGTGCAGCCTCCCGAGAGGATGATCCTGAGCCCTGCAGAGCTGTTCCAAACCCCGACTCACC CTGGCCGGCTGCCCCGAGAACTGCTGGATTTCTGGACCCACTGCGCCCAGCCACCCCCGAGAGCACTCAGGGAAAGACTGCCCCCGGAGcttgaggaagagaggagaaaggctGAAACTCCAAGTGACATTGAG GTCCTGAGGGAGGCCCAGGAGCCCAGCGGGCCCCTCCTGGTGTCATCAG AGATCTCCCTAGAAATGGCTGAGGAGGAGAAGTCCCGCATTAGCCTCGCCCCTCCGGAAGAGCGATG ggcctgggctgagGCAGAGCAGCCAGAGGTCCCTGCATTGCCTGTGGTGCCTGAACTTCCTGAGGTGCCCGTGGAGATTCCTATGGAGCTGCCCCCAGAGCCCGAGCTGCTCTCTCTGGAGGCCGTGCACAGGTACCGGGGAGGGTGTGCCTCCaggggtggccctgggctggagcCTCAGCTAACAGTTCTCAATCCCCACAGGGCAGTGGCACTGGAGCTGCAGGCCAACAGGGAGCCCGACTTTAGCAGCCTGGTGCCGCCTCTCAGCCCCCGCAGGATGGCTGCCCGGGTCTTTTACCTGCTCCTGG TGCTTGCCGCGCAGCAAATTCTTTGCGTGAAACAAGAGAAGCCCTACGGGCGCCTCCTGATCCAGCCAGGACCCCGATTCCACGTCCATTAG
- the IPO4 gene encoding importin-4, with the protein MEPAGLEQILQELLLPDTDRIRRATEQLQTALRDPTALPALCDLLTSAGDPQIRQFAAVLTRRRLSTGWRRLVVEQRESLKSLILSALQRETEHSVSLSLAQLSATIFRKEGLEAWPQLMQLLQHSTHSPHIPEREMGLLLLSVVVTSRPEAFRPHHRELLRLLNETLGEVGSPGLLFYSLRTLTTMAPYLGTDDVPLARMLVPRLITAVQALIPVDEAKACEALEALDELLESEVPIITSHLSEVLTFCLEVAKNVALGDAIRVRILCCLTFLVKVKSKALLKNRLLPPLLHTLFPIMAAEPPLGQLDPEDQDSEEEELEIGLVGETPKHFAVQVVDMLALHLPPEKLCPLLMPMLEEALRSENPYQRKAGLLVLAVLSDGAGDHIRQRLLPPLLQIVCKSLEDPSLVVRNAALFTLGQFSENLQPHISSYSGEVMPLLLTYLKSVPSGHTHHLAKACYALENFVENLGPKVQPYLPELMECMLQPLRKPSSPRAKELAVSALGAIATAAQASVLPYFPTIMEQLREFLLTGHEDLQPVRIQSLETLGVLVRAVGEPMRPLAEECCQLGLGLCDQVDDPDLRRCTYSLFAALSGLMGESLAPHLPQITTLMLSSLRSAEGIVPQYDGNSAFLLFDDESDGEEEEELMDEDEEEDSEISGYSVENAFFDEKEDTCAALGEISVNASVAFLPYMETVFEEVFKLLECPHLNVRKAAHEALGQFCCALHKACQSCPSEPNAAALQAALARVVPSYMQAVNGEQERQVVMAVLEALTAVLRGCGNLALQPPGRLAELCHMLKAVLQRKTACQDADEEEEEDQAEYDAMLLEHAGEAIPALAAAAGGDAFAPFFAGFLPLLLCKTKQGCTVAEKSFAVGTLAESIQGLGAASAQFVSRLFPALLSTARETDPEVRSNAIFGLGVLAEHGGRPAQEHFPKLLGLLLPLLARERHDRVHDNICGALARLLMASPTRKPEPQVLAALLHALPLKEDLEEWVTIGHLFSFLHQSSPDQVVDVAPELLRICSLILAENKIPADTKAALLLLLTFLAKQHSDSFYSALGSLPADKAQELQAVLGLT; encoded by the exons ATGGAGCCTGCCGGCCTAGAACAGATActgcaggagctgctgctgccggacACAGACCGCATCCGGCGG GCCACCGAACAGCTCCAGACCGCTCTGCGGGACCCCACTGCCCTGCCCGCGCTCTGCGACCTGCTGACCTCGGCGGGCGACCCTCAG ATCCGGCAGTTCGCAGCTGTGCTGACCCGCAGACGACTGAGCACTGGCTGGCGGCGGCTGGTGGTGGAGCAACGGGAGag CCTCAAGTCCCTGATCCTGTCGGCCCTCCAAAGAGAGACAGA GCATTCTGTGAGCCTTAGCCTGGCCCAGCTCTCAGCTACCATTTTTCGAAAGGAAGGCCTGGAGGCCTGGCCTCAGCTCATGCAGCTTCTTCAGCACAGTACCCACAGCCCCCACATCCCAGAGAGAGAG ATGGGGCTTTTGCTGCTAAGTGTGGTGGTAACCTCCCGGCCTGAAGCCTTCCGACCCCACCACCGGGAGCTTCTTCGGCTTCTGAATGAGACCCTGGGTGAGGTGGGCTCTCCTGGGCTCCTCTTCTATTCCCTGCGCACTCTGACCACCATGGCTCCTTATCTCGGCACTGATGATGTG CCTCTTGCGCGGATGTTGGTGCCCAGGCTCATCACGGCCGTGCAGGCTTTGATCCCTGTAGATGAG GCAAAGGCCTGTGAGGCCTTGGAGGCCCTGGATGAACTGCTGGAGTCAGAGGTGCCCATCATCACCTCCCACCTCTCAGAGGTCCTCACATTCTGCCTGGAG GTGGCTAAAAATGTGGCCTTGGGTGACGCAATACGTGTGCGTATTCTCTGCTGCCTCACATTCTTGGTCAAAGTGAAGAGCAAG GCTTTACTGAAGAATCGTCTCCTGCCACCCTTGCTGCACACCCTTTTCCCCATCATGGCTGCTGAGCCCCCCCTGGGCCAGCTGGATCCTGAGGACCAGGATTCAGAAGAGGAAGAGCTGGAGATTGGGCTGGTGGGGGAGACACCcaagcactttgctgtacag GTCGTGGACATGCTGGCACTCCATTTGCCCCCTGAGAAGCTCTGTCCCTTGTTG ATGCCCATGCTGGAAGAGGCCTTGAGGAGCGAGAACCCCTACCAGCGCAAGGCTGGGCTCCTGGTGCTGGCGGTGCTCTCCGATGGAGCTGGCGACCACATCAGGCAGAG ACTGCTGCCCCCACTGCTGCAGATCGTGTGCAAGAGCCTGGAGGATCCATCCCTGGTTGTTCGCAATGCTGCACTCTTCACTCTGGGCCAGTTCTCGGAGAACCTACAG cccCACATCAGTAGCTATTCCGGGGAGGTGATGCCGCTGCTCCTCACCTACCTGAAATCAGTGCCTTCCGGGCACACACATCACCTGGCCAAGGCCTGCTATGCCCTGGAGAACTTTGTGGAGAACCTAG GGCCTAAAGTGCAGCCCTACCTTCCGGAGCTTATGGAGTGTATGCTGCAGCCTCTGAGGAAACCCAGCAGCCCCCGGGCCAAGGAGCTGGCTGTGAGCGCCCTGGGGGCCATTG CCACTGCTGCCCAGGCCTCCGTGCTGCCCTACTTCCCCACCATCATGGAGCAGctgcgggagttcctgttgacaGGCCACGAGGATCTTCAGCCTGTGCGGATCCAGAGCCTGG AGACACTTGGGGTGCTGGTTCGAGCAGTGGGGGAGCCCATGAGACCTCTGGCTGAGGAATGCTGCCAGTTGGGGCTGGGCCTGTGTGACCAGGTAGACGACCCTGACTTGCGGCGCTGCAC GTACAGCCTGTTTGCAGCCTTATCGGGGCTGATGGGTGAGAGCCTGGCTCCCCACTTGCCACAAATCACCACACTCATGCTGTCGTCCCTGCGTTCCGCTGAGGGCATTGTG CCTCAGTACGACGGAAACAGTGCCTTCCTTCTGTTTGATGACGAGAGCGatggggaagaagaggaggagctcatggacgaggacgaggaggaggactCAGAGATCTCAGG GTACAGCGTGGAAAACGCCTTCTTCGATGAGAAGGAAGACACCTGTGCTGCCTTGGGGGAGATCTCTGTGAATGCCAG TGTGGCCTTCCTTCCCTACATGGAGACTGTCTTTGAAGAAGTGTTCAAACTGCTGGAG TGTCCTCACCTGAACGTGCGAAAGGCAGCCCACGAAGCCCTGGGTCAGTTCTGCTGTGCGCTGCACAAAGCCTGTCAGAGCTGCCCCTCGGAACCCAACGCTGCTG CTCTGCAGGCTGCCCTGGCCCGGGTGGTGCCATCCTACATGCAGGCAGTGAACGGGGAGCAGGAGCGCCAGGTGGTgatggctgtgctggaggccctGACAGCGGTGCTTCGTGGCTGCGGGAACCTGGCTCTGCAGCCCCCTGGGCGGCTTGCGGAGCTCTGCCACATGCTCAAGGCCGTGCTGCAGAGGAag ACAGCCTGTCAGGATGcggacgaggaggaggaagaggaccaG GCTGAATACGACGCCATGTTGCTGGAGCACGCTGGCGAGGCCATCCCTGCCCTGGCAGCTGCGGCTGGCGGGGATGCCTTTGCCCCCTTCTTTGCTGGCTTCCTGCCGTTACTGCTCTGCAAGACA AAACAGGGCTGCACAGTGGCAGAGAAGTCCTTTGCGGTGGGGACGCTGGCTGAGTCCATCCAGGGCCTGGGTGCCGCCTCGGCCCAGTTTGTGTCCCGGCTGTTCCCTGCGCTGCTGAGCACCGCCCGGGAGACAGACCCCGAGGTGCGGAGCAATGCCATCTTCGGGCTGGGCGTGCTGGCAGAGCACGGGGGCCGCCCTGCCCAGGA ACACTTCCCCAAGCTGCTGGGGCTCCTCTTGCCCCTGCTGGCGCGGGAGCGCCATGATCGTGTCCACGACAACATCTGTGGGGCACTTGCCCGCCTGCTGATGGCCAGTCCCACAAGGAAACCGGAGCCCCAG GTGCTGGCTGCTCTGCTGCATGCCCTGCCACTGAAGGAGGACTTGGAGGAGTGGGTCACCATAGGACATCTCTTCAGCTTCCTGCATCAGAGCAGCCCTGACCAG gttgtagatgtggctcccGAGCTCTTGCGCATTTGTAGCCTCATTCTGGCTGAGAACAAGATCCCAGCAG ACACCAAGGCGGCACTGCTGCTGCTCCTGACATTCTTGGCCAAACAGCACTCCGACAGCTTCTATTCGGCACTGGGCTCGCTGCCTGCTGACAAGGCCCAAGAGCTCCAGGCCGTCCTGGGCCTCACGTAG
- the TM9SF1 gene encoding transmembrane 9 superfamily member 1 gives MTVLGHLRSWSCRWLPLLLLLGTGREPGVEGVTHYKAGDPVILYVNKVGPYHNPQETYHYYQLPVCCPEKIRHKSLSLGEVLDGDRMAESLYEIRFRENVEKRILCHMQLNSAQVEQLRQAIEELYYFEFVVDDLPIRGFVGYMEESGFLPHSHKIGLWTHLDFHLEFHGDRIIFANVSVRDVKPHSLDGLRPDEFLGLTHTYSVRWSETSVERRSDRRRGDDGGFFPRTLEIHWLSIINSMVLVFLLVGFVAVILMRVLRNDLARYNLDEETTSGGSGDDFEQGDNGWKIIHTDVFRFPPYRGLLCAVLGVGAQFLALGTGIIVMALLGMFNVHRHGAINSAAILLYALTCCISGYVSSHFYRQIGGERWVWNIILTTSLFSVPFFLTWSVVNSVHWANGSTQALPATTILLLLTVWLLVGFPLTVIGGIFGKNNASLFDAPCRTKNIAREIPPQPWYKSTLIHMTVGGFLPFSAISVELYYIFATVWGREQYTLYGILFFVFAILLSVGACISIALTYFQLSGEDYRWWWRSVLSVGSTGLFIFLYSVFYYARRSNMSGVVQTVEFFGYSLLTGYVFFLMLGTISFFSSLKFIRYIYVNLKMD, from the exons ATGACAGTTCTAGGGCACCTTCGAAGTTGGAGCTGCCGGTGGTTGCCACTCTTGCTGCTGCTGGGCACAGGCCGTGAGCCAGGGGTGGAAGGTGTGACACACTACAAGGCCGGCGACCCCGTCATTCTGTATGTCAACAAAGTGGGACCTTATCATAACCCTCAGGAGACTTACCACTACTATCAGCTTCCAGTATGCTGTCCTGAGAAGATTCGTCACAAAAGCCTTAGCCTGGGTGAAGTGCTGGATGGGGACCGAATGGCTGAGTCTTTGTACGAGATCCGCTTTCGGGAGAATGTGGAGAAGAGAATTCTATGCCACATGCAGCTCAATTCCGCGCAG GTGGAACAGCTGCGCCAGGCCATTGAGGAACTGTATTACTTTGAATTTGTGGTGGACGACTTACCAATCCGTGGCTTTGTGGGCTACATGGAGGAGAGTGGCTTCCTGCCTCACAGCCACAAGATAGGACTCTGGACCCATTTGGACTTCCACCTAGAATTCCACGGAGATCGAATTATATTTGCCAATGTCTCAGTGCGAGACGTCAAGCCCCACAGTTTAGATGGGTTACGGCCTGATGAGTTCCTAGGCCTCACCCACACCTACAGTGTGCGCTGGTCTGAGACTTCAGTCGAGCGTCGGAGTGACAGGCGccgtggtgatgatggtggtttCTTTCCCCGAACGCTGGAAATCCATTGGTTGTCCATCATCAATTCCATGGTGCTTGTGTTTTTACTGGTGGGTTTTGTGGCTGTCATTCTCATGCGTGTACTTCGGAATGACCTGGCTCGTTACAACTTGGATGAGGAGACAACCTCAGGAGGTTCTGGTGATGACTTTGAACAAGGTGACAATGGCTGGAAAATTATCCATACAGATGTCTTCCGCTTCCCTCCATACCGTGGTCTGCTCTGTGCTGTGCTTGGTGTGGGTGCCCAGTTCCTGGCCCTTGGCACTG GCATCATTGTCATGGCGCTGCTAGGCATGTTCAATGTGCATCGTCACGGGGCCATTAACTCAGCAGCCATCTTGCTGTATGCCCTGACTTGCTGCATCTCTGGCTACGTGTCCAGCCACTTCTACCGGCAGATCGGAGGCGAGCGTTGGGTGTGGAACATCATTCTCACCACCAGTCTCTTCTCTG TGCCTTTCTTCCTGACGTGGAGTGTCGTGAACTCCGTGCACTGGGCCAATGGTTCAACACAGGCTCTGCCAGCCACCACCATCCTGCTGCTTCTGACGGTTTGGCTGCTGGTGGGCTTTCCCCTCACTGTCATTGGAGGCATCTTCGGGAAGAACAATGCTAGCCTGTTTGATGCACCTTGTCGCACCAAGAACATCGCTCGGGAAATCCCGCCCCAGCCCTGGTACAAGTCTACTCTCATCCACATGACTGTTGGAGGCTTCCTGCCTTTCAG TGCCATCTCTGTGGAGCTGTACTACATCTTTGCCACAGTGTGGGGTCGGGAGCAGTACACTTTGTATGGCATCCTCTTCTTCGTCTTCGCCATCCTGCTGAGTGTGGGGGCTTGCATCTCCATCGCACTCACCTACTTCCAGCTGTCTGGGGAGGATTACCGCTGGTGGTGGCGATCTGTGCTGAGTGTTGGCTCCACTGGGCTCTTCATCTTCCTCTACTCAGTTTTCTACTATGCCCGGCGCTCCAACATGTCAGGGGTAGTACAGACGGTAGAGTTCTTTGGCTACTCCTTACTCACTGGATACGTCTTCTTCCTCATGCTGGGCaccatctcctttttttcttccctaaagtTCATCCGTTATATCTATGTTAACCTCAAGATGGACTGA